One segment of Gemmatimonadota bacterium DNA contains the following:
- a CDS encoding tyrosine-type recombinase/integrase: MHPWLTRYLDWLEATNHAPATRRNCRRAVERFLAWAGPEGDPLPGLLPDTLEAYQSALARACRPDGAPLGWGTRAEYLGALRAFLRWAVAQGLLAADPTRQLILPRRPVQLPRAVLSHREATRVLRQPDATTPLGLRDRALLELLYSSGIRRAEAAGIRIADLDPPRRVLLVRAGKGQRDRAVPVGRRALRWLGRYLRRARPRLAGASDPGWLFLSTRGTRVRLNHLSARVARYVAGARVGKPGSCHLFRHSMATLLLDGGADVRDVQEILGHANLSTTARYTHLAIGRLLAVHARPIRRTARRLDRRYGGSRWTTNGPAVRLPDRTTDAPVATPERLDRSPRGQHVL; this comes from the coding sequence ATGCACCCGTGGCTCACCCGCTACCTCGACTGGCTCGAGGCCACCAACCATGCTCCCGCGACCCGCCGCAACTGCCGCCGCGCCGTGGAACGCTTTCTCGCCTGGGCCGGGCCCGAGGGCGACCCGCTCCCCGGCCTCCTCCCGGACACCCTCGAGGCCTACCAGTCGGCGCTCGCCCGGGCCTGCCGCCCCGATGGCGCGCCGCTGGGCTGGGGCACCCGGGCCGAGTACCTCGGAGCGCTCCGCGCGTTCCTGCGGTGGGCGGTGGCCCAGGGGCTGCTCGCCGCCGACCCCACGCGCCAGCTCATCCTGCCCCGGCGCCCGGTGCAGCTGCCCCGCGCGGTGCTCTCCCATCGCGAGGCCACGCGAGTGCTCCGCCAGCCCGATGCCACGACCCCGCTCGGACTGCGCGACCGCGCGCTCCTCGAGCTGCTCTATTCGAGCGGCATTCGTCGCGCGGAGGCGGCCGGGATCCGGATCGCGGACCTCGACCCGCCGCGGCGCGTGCTGCTCGTCCGCGCGGGGAAGGGCCAGCGGGACCGCGCGGTGCCGGTCGGCCGCCGGGCGCTGCGGTGGCTGGGACGGTACTTGCGCCGAGCCCGGCCCCGGCTGGCCGGGGCCTCCGATCCGGGATGGCTGTTCCTCTCCACGCGAGGCACCCGCGTCCGCCTCAATCACCTCTCCGCGCGGGTGGCCCGATACGTCGCCGGCGCCCGGGTGGGCAAGCCCGGCAGCTGCCACCTCTTCCGCCATTCCATGGCCACCCTCCTGCTCGATGGCGGCGCCGACGTGCGCGACGTGCAGGAGATCCTCGGCCACGCGAACCTTTCCACCACCGCCCGGTACACCCACCTCGCCATCGGGCGCCTGCTGGCCGTGCACGCGCGGCCCATCCGCCGAACGGCGCGGCGGCTAGACCGGCGCTACGGCGGATCGAGATGGACCACGAATGGCCCGGCCGTCCGACTGCCTGACCGCACAACCGACGCACCGGTCGCCACACCGGAACGGCTCGACAGGAGCCCTCGTGGACAGCATGTTCTATGA
- a CDS encoding toxin-antitoxin system HicB family antitoxin — MSALSLRLPNSLNARARELAEREGISLNQFVSTAVAEKLAALLTEEYLGARARRGSRAAYLKALGKVPDAPPAPGDELASGHGTPRTRPRRKRTGKAGRA; from the coding sequence ATGAGTGCCCTGAGTCTCAGATTGCCGAACTCTCTCAACGCCCGCGCCCGCGAACTCGCCGAGCGGGAGGGTATTTCGCTCAACCAGTTCGTCAGTACGGCGGTGGCGGAGAAGCTGGCGGCCCTCCTGACCGAGGAGTACCTGGGTGCCCGGGCGCGGCGCGGGTCCCGGGCGGCCTACCTGAAGGCCCTGGGAAAGGTGCCGGATGCCCCACCCGCACCCGGAGACGAGCTCGCGTCGGGACATGGGACGCCGAGGACTCGGCCGCGGCGCAAGCGGACGGGCAAGGCGGGCCGGGCGTAG
- a CDS encoding type II toxin-antitoxin system VapC family toxin, with protein MPPTGRYILDTNILIALLAGEPAALTEAGRAAATFIPTIALGELYYGARKSGRPTENLEVIERLAASAALLPCGPETARRYGEVKAELRAAGTPIPENDIWIAALALEHSLTLVTRDAHFAVVAGITAVPWR; from the coding sequence ATGCCGCCAACTGGTAGGTACATCCTTGATACCAACATCCTGATCGCCCTCCTGGCTGGGGAGCCCGCCGCGCTCACCGAAGCCGGGAGGGCGGCGGCAACGTTTATCCCCACCATCGCCCTTGGGGAGCTCTACTACGGCGCCCGGAAGTCGGGGCGGCCAACCGAGAACCTCGAGGTGATTGAGCGCCTTGCGGCCAGCGCGGCGCTCCTGCCGTGCGGACCGGAGACCGCCCGCCGCTACGGCGAGGTGAAGGCCGAGCTGCGAGCGGCCGGGACACCGATCCCCGAGAACGACATCTGGATCGCGGCGCTGGCCCTGGAACACAGCCTGACGCTGGTCACGCGAGACGCGCATTTCGCCGTGGTCGCCGGCATCACGGCAGTTCCTTGGCGGTAG
- a CDS encoding PD40 domain-containing protein has product MIAFASLCDRPDELPALHIVLADGTREWAVGGPGDSAGDATPTWAPDGRRLAFARSRPSQSDIVTIDTGGRLSV; this is encoded by the coding sequence ATGATTGCGTTTGCATCACTCTGTGATCGGCCTGACGAGCTCCCTGCGCTCCACATCGTGCTTGCCGATGGGACCAGGGAGTGGGCTGTCGGTGGGCCTGGAGACAGCGCGGGAGATGCGACTCCGACTTGGGCGCCAGACGGGCGACGATTGGCGTTCGCGCGCTCACGCCCATCACAGTCCGACATTGTTACCATCGACACCGGGGGACGATTGAGCGTGTAG
- a CDS encoding DNA-entry nuclease: protein MPESAAHIEEAQAAGHPTGGVVNRAGNTARRDQALSGTPTRSGFDRDEYPPAILNTGGTGASVRYVTPSDNRGAGASIGNQLRQVPDGSYVSITVVP from the coding sequence ATTCCTGAATCGGCTGCGCACATCGAGGAAGCCCAAGCAGCCGGGCATCCGACAGGCGGTGTCGTCAATCGCGCAGGCAACACCGCAAGGCGTGACCAGGCGTTGTCAGGAACACCGACAAGGTCGGGATTCGACCGAGACGAGTACCCTCCCGCGATCCTTAACACTGGGGGCACAGGAGCTAGTGTGCGTTACGTGACTCCGAGCGACAATCGCGGGGCGGGTGCCTCGATCGGGAACCAGCTCCGCCAAGTACCGGATGGCTCCTATGTAAGTATCACGGTGGTCCCATGA
- a CDS encoding type II toxin-antitoxin system prevent-host-death family antitoxin, whose translation MPIQTTYSNARETLADLWREVEENGEIIIINRRGHEDVALISAAELSSVLETAHLLRSPANARRLLTALQRALDGRTAPATVEGLRREYGLEPAAE comes from the coding sequence ATGCCGATCCAGACCACCTACTCCAACGCCCGCGAGACCCTCGCCGACCTTTGGCGGGAAGTGGAGGAGAACGGCGAGATCATCATCATCAATCGCCGTGGCCACGAGGATGTGGCCCTGATCTCTGCCGCGGAACTGAGCAGCGTGCTGGAGACGGCGCACCTGCTGCGGTCCCCCGCGAACGCCCGCCGGCTGCTGACCGCCCTGCAGCGCGCCCTTGATGGGCGGACAGCACCGGCAACGGTCGAGGGCCTCCGCCGCGAGTATGGCCTTGAGCCGGCCGCCGAGTAA
- a CDS encoding toxin-antitoxin system HicB family antitoxin, whose translation MSALSLRLPNSLHARARELAEREGISLNQFVSTAVAEKLAALLTEEYLGARARRGSRAAYLKALGNVPDAPPAPGDELASGHGTPRTRPRRKRTGKAGRA comes from the coding sequence ATGAGTGCCCTGAGTCTCAGACTGCCGAACTCGCTCCACGCCCGCGCCCGCGAACTCGCCGAGCGGGAGGGCATTTCGCTCAACCAGTTCGTCAGTACGGCGGTGGCGGAGAAGCTGGCAGCCCTCCTGACCGAGGAGTACCTGGGTGCCCGGGCGCGGCGCGGGTCCCGGGCGGCCTACCTGAAGGCCCTGGGAAACGTGCCGGACGCCCCACCCGCACCCGGAGACGAGCTCGCGTCGGGACATGGGACGCCGAGGACTCGGCCGCGGCGCAAGCGGACGGGCAAGGCGGGCCGGGCGTAG
- a CDS encoding type II toxin-antitoxin system RelE/ParE family toxin, translated as MRLPPRLPVIWVGSSREDLKACPESVHSVMGKALLQVQLGQIPRIGKRLKGQLSGLVELVDAFDGDAYRAIYTLKLAGVVYVLHVFQKKSTHGIATPKHLVDLILQRLRTAQAHHAEHFEKET; from the coding sequence ATGCGCCTCCCGCCGCGGCTCCCCGTCATTTGGGTCGGCTCCTCGCGGGAGGATCTCAAGGCCTGTCCCGAGTCGGTGCACAGCGTGATGGGCAAGGCCTTGCTTCAGGTCCAGCTGGGGCAGATCCCGCGGATAGGGAAACGCCTGAAGGGGCAGCTCAGCGGCCTGGTGGAGTTGGTGGATGCCTTTGATGGCGACGCCTATCGCGCCATCTACACCCTCAAGCTGGCCGGCGTGGTGTACGTGCTCCATGTCTTCCAGAAGAAGTCGACGCACGGGATCGCGACGCCGAAGCATTTGGTCGATCTGATTCTTCAGCGCCTCCGCACGGCGCAGGCCCACCATGCAGAGCACTTTGAGAAGGAGACGTGA
- a CDS encoding helix-turn-helix transcriptional regulator: MARLRQNRGLTQDELGARVRLSNPLIAYYERADAGAPGPQLPALAQALRVTTDELLGVNSLPEGRAPRLRDS, from the coding sequence GTGGCGCGCCTGCGCCAGAACCGTGGGCTTACTCAGGATGAGCTGGGAGCCCGGGTGAGGCTCTCCAATCCGCTGATCGCCTACTACGAGCGGGCGGACGCAGGGGCGCCCGGGCCGCAGCTGCCCGCTCTGGCCCAGGCGCTGCGAGTGACCACTGATGAGCTGCTCGGTGTGAATAGCCTGCCGGAGGGCCGGGCCCCAAGACTGCGCGACTCCTGA
- a CDS encoding dihydroorotate dehydrogenase-like protein has protein sequence MTDLTTSYLGLSLPNPLVASSSPLTEKLDELRRLEDAGVSAVVLPSLFEEQISIESHDLDQYLSHGAESYAEATSYFPDMWAYNLGPSGYLDRLEEARKAVKIPVIGSLNGVSTGGWTRYARKMEDAGADALELNVYHVPTDPRQTGAEVEQMYFDLVQEVVGAVKIPVAVKLTPFLSAPAHVARRLGELGVRGVVLFNRFYQPDFDLEKLEVVPSLNLSSAWTLRLRLRWAAIMYGNTSADLAITGGVHSAGDVLKSMMAGARVAMVASAVLRHGPEHVRTLLDGVREWMESHEYESIRQMQGSMSHQSCAEPAALERANYMRVLRSYALRAVRAVGR, from the coding sequence ATGACTGACCTGACGACGAGTTACCTGGGCCTGTCACTGCCCAACCCGCTGGTCGCCAGCTCCTCCCCGCTGACCGAGAAGCTGGATGAGCTGCGCCGGCTGGAGGACGCGGGGGTGAGCGCGGTGGTGCTGCCCTCGCTGTTCGAGGAGCAGATCAGCATCGAGAGCCACGACCTGGACCAGTACCTCTCGCACGGCGCGGAGAGCTACGCCGAGGCGACCAGCTACTTCCCCGACATGTGGGCCTACAACCTGGGGCCGTCGGGCTACCTCGACCGGCTGGAGGAGGCGCGCAAGGCGGTGAAGATCCCGGTGATCGGGAGCCTCAACGGGGTCTCGACCGGCGGCTGGACCCGCTACGCCCGGAAGATGGAGGACGCCGGCGCCGACGCGCTGGAGCTCAACGTGTACCACGTCCCCACCGACCCGCGGCAGACCGGCGCGGAGGTGGAGCAGATGTACTTCGACCTGGTGCAGGAGGTGGTCGGGGCGGTGAAGATCCCGGTGGCGGTGAAGCTGACGCCGTTCCTGAGTGCGCCGGCCCACGTGGCGCGGCGGCTGGGGGAGCTCGGCGTGCGCGGGGTGGTGCTGTTCAACCGCTTCTACCAGCCCGACTTCGACCTGGAGAAGCTGGAGGTGGTGCCGTCGCTCAACCTGAGCAGCGCGTGGACGCTGCGGCTGCGGCTCCGGTGGGCGGCGATCATGTACGGCAACACCAGCGCCGACCTGGCCATCACCGGCGGGGTGCACAGCGCCGGCGACGTGCTCAAGAGCATGATGGCCGGTGCCCGGGTGGCGATGGTGGCGAGCGCGGTGCTGCGGCACGGCCCGGAGCACGTGCGGACCCTGCTCGACGGGGTGCGGGAGTGGATGGAGAGCCACGAGTACGAGTCGATCCGGCAGATGCAGGGGAGCATGAGCCACCAGTCGTGCGCCGAGCCGGCGGCGCTGGAGCGGGCGAACTACATGCGGGTGTTGCGGTCGTACGCGCTCAGGGCGGTAAGGGCGGTAGGGCGGTAG
- a CDS encoding sigma-70 family RNA polymerase sigma factor, with the protein MPTTEELARATGLTVEAVRSLGALNTEAVRLDHPTRDGDNSERIERFTALDQEGTDAPAIANSQTSDIEAALATLPPRDAKVLRLYFGLEDGNSRTLEEIGRMMGVTRERIRQLRDRALTRLREGEQGQKLKDLVA; encoded by the coding sequence ATGCCCACCACGGAAGAGCTGGCGCGGGCCACCGGCCTCACGGTGGAAGCGGTGCGCAGTCTCGGCGCCCTCAACACCGAAGCGGTGCGGCTGGATCACCCCACCCGCGACGGCGACAACTCCGAGCGGATCGAGCGGTTCACCGCGCTGGACCAGGAAGGCACCGACGCCCCGGCCATCGCCAACAGCCAGACGTCGGACATCGAGGCGGCCCTCGCCACGCTGCCCCCCCGCGACGCGAAGGTCCTGCGTCTGTACTTCGGGCTCGAGGACGGCAACAGCCGCACCCTCGAAGAGATCGGCCGCATGATGGGCGTCACCCGCGAGCGGATCCGCCAGCTCCGCGACCGCGCCCTGACCCGCCTCCGCGAAGGCGAGCAGGGACAGAAGTTGAAGGATCTGGTGGCGTAA